A single window of Aphidius gifuensis isolate YNYX2018 linkage group LG1, ASM1490517v1, whole genome shotgun sequence DNA harbors:
- the LOC122848729 gene encoding uncharacterized protein LOC122848729, translating into MLTWNKTGSTSKNYSVNVQDRSIILNKIQPELCPLLLFEKPLTHELVQEVSNETFPTLLIKKDYNSDKFNVENTWEGHSIVENKTKSVNNSVTMKVNAKNIDVDMFNIKYIPWHEEEPAFPVHFIPSVASLGQQDEFMPLIPLSGQSLRLRGGTSAREGYLEVQGIHPGWGVVCDNQSGWTLKEGHIVCRQLGYTRGAETVWQGRNKNKNIPNWIATTSVHCEGNETKFQTCKFIHGSKCNIQRDAVGISCLPNHLAYCNKDETPHGGNCYHLADPKSGLNHAEALGYCVKRNSRLVDIVSQNENNFLSEWLTNAYPRVESVMTAGVGFTMMGKTFWIWEDLSKAMFKFSKWWPGWEEKNKLPPSTGLRPTCIIMRNKYPCYNNPLENCTAEYFFWDHEDCATPMKEHSYICKRPYNNIGCISDKDKQYIGKANVTESGKSCLYWGDKNNSYLLSIHVPDYEIRQKLKSHNYCRNTNSLKDSRPWCFTGPSVKREYCDIPQCKLIGTTRSLTKRECRKSEFECSPKNCIPVEWVCDYERDCPNGKDEFSCVRHLDDFTKIPGHRLVGYDVEKWMYMLPDACALRCKEVNFTCRSFSHKSEDNTCLLSSDNLGTTGALKADADYTYFEMSSRAINCDRKFICDNKKCINQTEVCDGKNNCGDRSDENICTAENLDYGIRLGGSDNKYEGRVEVKDECKIVLRADKIPSNEHERRFNLPVVQEVAAIINGNEFIKRDIILQKRSNEFVIVQETHKSYDALQYPLIFWQGEDGYHFELKQINPNTGLTTNKKVSAMDFYAQKVMIRNNPKNYLLCYKQLLNQFVVDMYAKIESELLRYIRCNRETLKVEQYIHLKDAFENDENVNNIGQTFILPVSFMNIYKTLFVM; encoded by the exons ATGTTAACTTGGAATAAGACGGGTTCCACTTCGAAAAATTATTCAGTGAATGTTCAGGATAGATCAATAATTCTTAATAAAATACAGCCAGAACTTTGTCCTTTGCTTTTATTCGAGAAACCTTTGACACATGAATTGGTTCAAGAAGTATCTAACGAAACCTTTCCAACATTATTGATTAAGAAAGATTACAAttctgataaatttaatgttgaaAATACTTGGGAGGGTCATTCAATAGTTGAAAACAAAACGAAAAGTGTTAATAATTCTGTAACAATGAAGGTTAatgctaaaaatattgatgttgatatgtttaatatcaaatatataccATGGCATGaag aGGAACCAGCATTTCCAGTACATTTTATTCCTTCAGTTGCATCCCTTGGACAGCAAGATGAATTTATGCCTTTAATTCCGTTGTCTGGACAG AGTCTTCGATTGAGAGGCGGAACGAGTGCCAGAGAAGGTTACTTGGAAGTTCAAGGTATCCATCCTGGCTGGGGAGTTGTTTGCGACAATCAAAGTGGATGGACATTGAAAGAAGGTCATATCGTCTGTCGTCAATTAGGATACACCAg AGGTGCAGAAACCGTCTGGCAAGGTcgcaacaaaaacaaaaatattccaAACTGGATCGCAACAACGAGTGTCCATTGTGAAGGTAACGAAACTAAATTCCAAACTTGCAAATTTATCCATGGCTCAAAGTGTAATATCCAACGAGATGCCGTTGGAATCAGCTGTCTTCCGAATCATCTAGCATATTGCAACAAAGACGAAACTCCTCACGGTGGGAATTGCTATCATTTGGCTGATCCAAAATCTGGATTGAATCATGCAGAAGCATTGGGGTACTGCGTTAAAAGAAACTCTAGACTTGTTGATATTGTGAGtcagaatgaaaataatttcttatcTGAGTGGTTGACAAACGCTTATCCAAGGGTGGAATCGGTGATGACAGCTGGAGTCGGATTTACAATGATGGGCAAAACATTTTGGATCTGGGAAGATTTATCGAAAGCAATGTTCAAGTTTTCAAAATGGTGGCCAGGTTgggaggaaaaaaataaattaccaccATCAACTGGATTACGACCAACTTGTATTATCATGAGAAATAAGTACCCTTGTTATAATAATCCACTTGAAAACTGTACAGCAGAATATTTCTTTTGGGATCATGAAGATTGTGCCACCCCGATGAAAGAGCACTCGTATATTTGCAAAAGACCGTACAATAATATTG GCTGCATCAGTGATAAAGATAAGCAATATATTGGCAAAGCAAACGTCACAGAATCAGGAAAATCTTGTTTATATTGGGGTGACAAAAATAACTCTTATTTATTGAGCATTCAT GTACCAGATTATGAGATCAGACAAAAATTGAAATCTCATAATTACTGTAGAAacacaaattcattgaaaGACTCAAGACCCTGGTGCTTTACTGGTCCATCAGTTAAACGAGAATACTGTGATATTCCACAATGTAAATTAATCGGTACAACTCGTTCGTTAACTAAAAGAGAATGCAGGAAAAGTGAATTTGAGTGTAGTCCGAAAAATTGTATACCAGTTGAATGGGTTTGTGACTATGAACGAGATTGTCCAAATGGAAAAGATGAATTTTCTTGTGTGCGACATCTCGATGACTTCACAAAGATACCAGGTCATCGATTGGTGGGATATGATGTTGAAAAATGGATGTATATGCTGCCTGATGCATGTGCTCTGAGATGCAAAGAAGTGAATTTCACTTGTCGTTCTTTCTCCcataa ATCAGAAGACAATACGTGTCTCTTGAGTAGTGATAATCTTGGTACAACTGGTGCTTTGAAAGCTGATGCTGATTATACTTATTTTGAAATGTCATCAAGGGCAATTAACTGTGATCGTAAATTcatttgtgataataaaaaatgcataaaCCAAACAGAAGTATgcgatggaaaaaataattgtggtGATCGatctgatgaaaatatttgtacAGCTGAAAACCTTGATTATGGAATTCGGTTGGGTGGTTCAGATAATAAATACGAAGGAAGGGTTGAAGTCAAag ATGAATGCAAAATAGTTCTCCGAGCTGATAAAATCCCTTCAAATGAACATGAACGACGTTTCAATTTACCTGTTGTTCAAGAAGTAGCTGCAATAATCAAtggaaatgaatttataaaacgtgatattatattacaaaaacgTAGTAACGAATTCGTAATCGTTCAAGAAACTCATAAGTCATATGATGCTCTACAATATCCACTAATCTTTTGGCAAGGAGAAGATGGATATCATTTTGAGTTGAAGCAAATAAACCCTAATACTGGATTaactacaaataaaaaagtttcagCAATGGATTTTTATGCACAAAAAGTTATGATACGTAAtaatccaaaaaattatttattatgttataagCAATTGTTAAATCAGTTTGTCGTTGATATGTATGCGAAAATTGAAAGTGAACTTTTACGTTATATTCGCTGTAATCGAGAAACTCTTAAAGTAGAACAATACATTCATTTAAAAGATGCATtcgaaaatgatgaaaatgtaaataatatagggcaaacatttattttaccagtaagtttcatgaatatatacaaGACGCTCTTCGTTATGTAA